One window from the genome of Dermacentor silvarum isolate Dsil-2018 chromosome 5, BIME_Dsil_1.4, whole genome shotgun sequence encodes:
- the LOC119454346 gene encoding gastrula zinc finger protein XlCGF49.1-like isoform X1: MTALSSKHSSCTITTKDDKSQKGHLHHCDHCDYKTRRLSDLKAHTRVHTGDKPFHCPSCSLSFSKKGTLDSHQRVHTGERPFKCHLCPRSFSHRNALKVHLRIHFGERPYQCPSCSRTFADKSHLNIHLRIHSGERPYQCPSCPQAFVDCGHLNEHLRVHSGERPYSCTICSKSFARSNTLKKHMKTQHCDSTKSPAL, encoded by the exons ATGACAGCCCTGA GTTCAAAGCATTCATCCTGTACAATAACTACCAAGGATGATAAGTCACAGAAAGGACACCTCCACCACTGTGATCACTGTGACTATAAAACCAGAAGACTGTCCGACCTGAAAGCACATACTAGGGTCCACACAG GTGACAAGCCATTTCACTGCCCTTCATGCTCTCTGAGCTTCTCAAAAAAGGGCACTCTTGACTCACACCAGCGTGTCCACACCGGTGAACGGCCATTtaaatgccatttgtgccctcggagcttctcacACAGAAACGCTCTAAAGGTTCATTTGCGCATCCACTTTGGCGAGCGGCCATATCAGTGCCCCTCCTGCTCTCGGACTTTTGCGGATAAGAGCCATTTGAATATTCACCTACGCATCCACTCAGGTGAGCGGCCATATCAGTGCCCCTCGTGCCCTCAGGCTTTTGTGGATTGTGGCCATCTGAATGAACACCTACGCGTCCATTCGGGCGAGCGACCATACAGCTGCACCATCTGCTCCAAGTCTTTTGCGCGGTCTAATACCTTGAAGAAACATATGAAAACACAGCACTGTGACAGCACTAAGTCACCAGCCCTGTAG
- the LOC119454346 gene encoding gastrula zinc finger protein XlCGF49.1-like isoform X2 — MTALSSKHSSCTITTKDDKSQKGHLHHCDHCDYKTRRLSDLKAHTRVHTGDKPFHCPSCSLSFSKKGTLDSHQRVHTGERPFKCHLCPRSFSHRNALKVHLRIHFGERPYQCPSCSRTFADKSHLNIHLRIHSAKLTLEIGFMPRDWPYFPHYEAIGKDDENGVGAISDSGGSFA, encoded by the exons ATGACAGCCCTGA GTTCAAAGCATTCATCCTGTACAATAACTACCAAGGATGATAAGTCACAGAAAGGACACCTCCACCACTGTGATCACTGTGACTATAAAACCAGAAGACTGTCCGACCTGAAAGCACATACTAGGGTCCACACAG GTGACAAGCCATTTCACTGCCCTTCATGCTCTCTGAGCTTCTCAAAAAAGGGCACTCTTGACTCACACCAGCGTGTCCACACCGGTGAACGGCCATTtaaatgccatttgtgccctcggagcttctcacACAGAAACGCTCTAAAGGTTCATTTGCGCATCCACTTTGGCGAGCGGCCATATCAGTGCCCCTCCTGCTCTCGGACTTTTGCGGATAAGAGCCATTTGAATATTCACCTACGCATCCACTCAG CAAAGCTGACTTTGGAAATCGGCTTTATGCCACGAGACTGGCCGTACTTTCCACACTACGAAGCTATCGGCAAGGATGATGAAAATGGAGTCGGTGCCATTTCCGACAGCGGTGGATCCTTTGCATAA